Proteins encoded within one genomic window of Setaria italica strain Yugu1 chromosome IV, Setaria_italica_v2.0, whole genome shotgun sequence:
- the LOC101781732 gene encoding pollen receptor-like kinase 3, which translates to MAPPPHRLLLVVVAAAAALPAAIVAEGNMPVTEALMQLKKSFTNSSSLSSWLITDKDGDKSPCAPDSHEWHGVVCSGGRVTGLRLSGLELGGTIDVNALASFPRLRSVSFARNNFSGPLPAFHQLKALKSMYLSNNQFSGSIPEGFFGNLSHLKKLWLNGNQLNGSIPASITQATSLLELHLDRNAFTGELPPAPPPALKSLNVSGNDLEGVVPEAFRKFDASRFAGNEYLCYVPTNTKQCKREQTVVSSSVRVAVVFATLLVSAVVMVIILRACSSSQPSSRARSLDMEGLEEKPPVYMVKQASTTSQKRSASWLGRRIGSSGLGHRRSASAKVDDLSSRSGGDLVMVNNSKGAFGLADLMKAAAEVIGSGGLGSAYKAVMANGVAVVVKRARDMNRATKDAFEAEMRRLGAVRHANLLPPLAYHYRSDEKLLVYEYIPKGSLLYVLHGDRGMDYAALDWPMRLKVAVGVARGAAFLHAELADHEVPHGNLKSANILLAPDFEPLLADFGFSGLINHAPSTQSSMFARCAPECVAGHPVSAKSDVYCLGVVLLELLTGKFPTQYLHNAKGGTDLVMWATSAMADGFERDLLDPAIMAKWKFAQQDMTRLIQVAVDCVEADPEKRPDMKEVAARVEEVVAAALATVRERQEERGGEDPASRSSHAEYVRTGSIQRVTSIGERSSRRGSDDYSYGIS; encoded by the coding sequence ATGGCCCCGCCTcctcaccgcctcctcctcgtcgtcgtcgccgccgccgcggcgctcccGGCGGCCATCGTCGCGGAGGGCAACATGCCCGTCACCGAGGCGCTGATGCAGCTCAAGAAGTCCTTCACCAACTCCTCGTCCctctcgtcgtggctcatcacCGACAAGGACGGCGACAAGTCCCCCTGCGCGCCCGACTCGCACGAGTGGCACGGCGTGGTGTGCTCCGGCGGCAGGGTCACGGGCCTCCGCCTGAGCGGCCTCGAGCTTGGCGGCACCATCGACGTCAACGCGCTGGCCAGCTTCCCGCGGCTCAGGTCTGTCTCCTTCGCCAGGAACAACTTCTCCGGCCCGCTCCCCGCCTTCCACCAGCTCAAGGCGCTCAAGTCGATGTACCTCTCCAACAACCAGTTCTCCGGGAGCATCCCCGAGGGCTTCTTCGGCAACCTCAGCCACCTCAAGAAGCTCTGGCTCAACGGCAACCAGCTCAACGGCTCCATCCCGGCGTCCATCACGCAGGCCACGTCCCTCCTCGAGCTCCACCTCGACCGCAACGCCTTCACGGGGGAgctcccgcccgcgccgccgccggcgctcaaGTCGTTAAACGTGTCGGGGAACGACCTCGAGGGCGTCGTGCCGGAGGCGTTCCGGAAGTTCGACGCCAGCAGGTTCGCCGGCAACGAGTACCTCTGCTACGTGCCGACCAACACAAAGCAGTGCAAGCGCGAGCAGACCGTGGTCAGCTCGTCTGTGCGGGTCGCCGTCGTGTTTGCCACGCTGCTCGTCTCGGCCGTCGTGATGGTCATCATCCTCCGCGCGTGCAGCAGTAGCCAGCCCAGCAGCCGCGCCCGCAGCCTCGACATGGAGGGCCTCGAGGAGAAGCCGCCCGTGTACATGGTGAAGCAGGCATCGACGACCTCGCAGAAGCGGAGCGCGTCGTGGCTTGGGAGGAGGATAGGATCATCGGGACTCGGGCACCGGCGATCGGCTTCGGCGAAGGTGGACGACCTAAGCAGCCGGTCCGGGGGGGATCTAGTCATGGTGAACAACAGCAAGGGCGCGTTCGGGCTCGCCGACCTGATGAAGGCGGCGGCCGAGGTGATCGGGAGCGGCGGGCTCGGGTCGGCGTACAAGGCGGTGATGGCCAACGGCGTGGCCGTCGTGGTCAAGCGCGCCCGCGACATGAACCGGGCGACCAAGGACGCGTTCGAGGCCGAGATGAGGCGGCTCGGCGCCGTGCGCCACGCCaacctgctgccgccgctcgcctaCCACTACCGCAGCGACGAGAAGCTCCTCGTCTACGAGTACATCCCCAAGGGCAGCCTGCTCTACGTGCTCCACGGCGACCGGGGCATGGACTACGCGGCGCTCGACTGGCCGATGCGGCTCAAGGTGGCCGTCGGcgtcgcgcgcggcgcggcgttcCTCCACGCGGAGCTGGCCGACCACGAGGTGCCCCACGGAAACCTCAAGTCGGCCAACATCCTCCTCGCCCCGGACTTCGAGCCCCTCCTCGCCGACTTCGGCTTCTCCGGCCTCATCAACCACGCGCCGTCCACGCAGTCGTCCATGTTCGCGCGCTGCGCCCCCGAGTGCGTCGCCGGGCACCCGGTGAGCGCCAAGTCCGACGTCTACTGCctcggcgtcgtcctcctcgagctcctcaccgGCAAGTTCCCGACGCAGTACCTCCACAACGCCAAGGGCGGCACGGACCTCGTCATGTGGGCGACGTCGGCGATGGCCGACGGCTTCGAGCGCGACCTGCTCGACCCGGCCATCATGGCGAAGTGGAAGTTCGCCCAGCAAGACATGACGCGGCTCATTCAGGTGGCGGTGGACTGCGTCGAGGCGGATCCGGAGAAGCGGCCGGAcatgaaggaggtggcggcgagggtggaggaggtggtggccgcgGCGCTCGCCACGGTGAGGGAGAGGCAAGAGGAGAGAGGCGGCGAAGACCCGGCCAGCCGGAGCTCGCACGCCGAGTACGTTCGAACAGGGTCGATACAGCGGGTCACGAGCATCGGCGAGCGGTCGTCGCGGCGAGGCAGCGACGACTACTCGTACGGCATCTCGTGA
- the LOC101782131 gene encoding uncharacterized protein LOC101782131 gives MSLAAIFVFLLVSALQMLDGVLDLARRRGSLSDEQLKLRMEITQILKEASALSTPSTFAQAAKLKRLAAAKEKELAKIQDLNIKGKESLYEQYGKVLLITKVLIYGALVLWFWSTPVTTVPKHLLQPFGRLFSWRGVDAATGRVVVGILPWLFLTSRVSKLLSEKLAPIFLHP, from the exons ATGTCCCTGGCGgccatcttcgtcttcctcctggTCTCCGCGCTGCAGATGCTCGACGGCGTCCTCGATCTCGCGAGAAGG AGGGGGTCACTTTCTGATGAGCAGCTCAAACTACGGATGGAGATCACGCAAATTCTCAAGGAGGCTAGTGCACTATCCAC ACCCTCAACGTTTGCGCAGGCCGCAAAACTGAAAAGACTGGCTGCTGCTAAAGAGAAGGAGCTGGCAAAAA TACAAGATCTGAACATTAAAGGGAAGGAATCTTTATACGAACAATATGGCAAAGTTTTGTTGATCACCAAG GTTCTAATCTATGGTGCGCTCGTTCTGTGGTTTTGGAGTACTCCTGTAACTACTGTTCCTAAGCACCTTCTCCAGCCCTTCG GAAGGTTGTTTTCCTGGAGAGGTGTAGATGCTGCTACAGGCCGTGTTGTG GTTGGAATTCTCCCATGGCTATTTTTGACCTCTCGTGTCAGCAAGCTGCTTAGTGAGAAACTTGCGCCCATATTTCTGCATCCTTAG